In Cedecea neteri, a single genomic region encodes these proteins:
- a CDS encoding GNAT family N-acetyltransferase, which produces MQIPELYTERLLLKPLAAEDASQIQVLYPRWEIVRYMVSSVPWPYPDNGAENYVNNVALPDMEKGIAWFWTIRHRQTPDKLMGLICLYDVEDNNRGFWLAPEYQGQGFMREASNVATDYWFNTLNKAVLRAPKAALNSRSRRISDSSGMRLIRTEKKEYVSGLLDSELWEITRDEWNARQVD; this is translated from the coding sequence ATGCAAATACCAGAACTCTATACAGAACGCTTGCTGTTAAAGCCATTAGCCGCCGAAGATGCCTCACAGATTCAGGTGCTTTATCCACGTTGGGAGATCGTTCGCTATATGGTCTCCTCAGTACCATGGCCCTATCCGGATAACGGGGCTGAAAATTACGTCAATAACGTTGCCCTGCCTGATATGGAAAAAGGGATTGCCTGGTTCTGGACTATCAGACACCGTCAGACCCCTGACAAACTCATGGGTTTAATCTGCCTTTATGACGTTGAGGATAATAACCGTGGATTTTGGTTAGCACCGGAATATCAGGGGCAGGGTTTTATGCGTGAGGCCAGTAATGTCGCGACGGATTACTGGTTTAATACGTTAAATAAGGCAGTATTGCGTGCGCCGAAAGCGGCTCTCAATAGCCGTTCCAGACGTATTTCAGACAGTAGCGGCATGCGGCTTATCAGGACTGAAAAGAAAGAGTATGTCAGCGGCCTGCTGGATTCCGAACTCTGGGAAATCACGCGCGACGAATGGAACGCTCGTCAGGTTGATTAA
- a CDS encoding SDR family NAD(P)-dependent oxidoreductase — protein MQQVILITGASSGFGALSARALAHAGHTVYASMRDITGRNAPQVDSLKDYAWHHSVDLRAIELDVQSETSAKEAVAQIIAEQGRLDVVVHNAGHMSYGPAEAFLPEQFSQLFDINVLGTQRVNRAALPYLREQRKGLVLWVGSSSTRGGTPPYLAPYFAAKAAMDAVAVSYAAELSRWGIESSILVPGAFTKGTNHFLHSGKPADRERELAWTQTGPTAGLEDEALKGLAACEPEDADVADVAAAMVDIVNAPYGKRPFRVHVDPSDDGAEVVNAVADRIRKEFLQRIGLGDLLTPRQ, from the coding sequence ATGCAACAAGTTATTCTGATAACCGGCGCATCCAGCGGCTTTGGTGCTTTATCCGCACGCGCCCTCGCCCATGCCGGGCACACCGTTTACGCCAGTATGCGGGACATCACGGGCCGCAATGCGCCTCAGGTTGACAGCCTGAAGGATTACGCGTGGCATCACAGCGTTGATCTTCGGGCTATCGAGCTGGACGTGCAATCCGAGACTTCGGCGAAGGAGGCAGTTGCACAAATTATCGCGGAACAAGGGAGGCTGGACGTCGTGGTGCACAATGCCGGACACATGTCCTACGGCCCCGCCGAAGCATTTCTGCCGGAACAGTTCAGCCAGCTTTTCGATATTAACGTGCTGGGGACGCAGCGGGTTAACCGGGCGGCGCTGCCTTATCTGCGCGAGCAAAGAAAAGGCCTGGTGTTGTGGGTTGGCAGCAGCAGTACGCGAGGCGGTACCCCGCCTTATCTGGCACCCTATTTTGCCGCCAAAGCCGCGATGGACGCCGTGGCCGTCAGCTATGCCGCCGAACTTAGCCGCTGGGGGATTGAAAGCTCGATTCTGGTACCGGGCGCTTTTACCAAAGGTACCAATCACTTTCTGCATTCCGGCAAGCCTGCGGACAGAGAACGTGAGCTGGCCTGGACCCAAACTGGCCCGACGGCCGGGCTGGAAGATGAAGCGCTGAAAGGTCTGGCGGCCTGTGAGCCAGAGGATGCCGATGTTGCCGATGTCGCGGCAGCGATGGTGGATATTGTGAATGCGCCGTATGGCAAACGTCCGTTCCGCGTGCACGTTGATCCCTCTGACGACGGTGCCGAAGTGGTCAACGCCGTAGCTGACCGCATCCGCAAAGAGTTTTTGCAGCGCATTGGTTTAGGCGATCTGTTAACTCCCCGACAGTAA
- a CDS encoding SDR family oxidoreductase: MTTAKKTALVTGASRGIGRAIAERLARDGFTVVVNYAGNKASADETVQVIKNSGGNAVAIQADVSSESDVTRLFAEAKAIHNQLDVVVHSAGVMPMVKITPAGLAEFDKIINTNLRGAFMVLANAAESLQEGGRIIALSTSVIAKSFPAYGPYIASKAGVEGLVHVLANELRGRNITVNAVAPGPTGTDLFLNGKTEEQIQTIANLAPLGRIGKPDEIASIVATLAGPDGSWVNSQVIRVNGGFA, from the coding sequence ATGACAACTGCAAAGAAAACTGCCCTGGTGACCGGCGCTTCCCGTGGGATTGGCCGGGCTATTGCTGAAAGACTGGCCCGCGACGGCTTCACCGTCGTCGTCAACTATGCCGGGAATAAAGCCAGCGCCGATGAAACGGTCCAGGTGATTAAAAACAGCGGTGGGAACGCCGTGGCGATTCAGGCGGATGTCTCCTCTGAAAGCGACGTCACCCGTCTGTTTGCCGAAGCGAAAGCCATCCACAACCAGCTGGACGTGGTGGTACACAGCGCAGGCGTTATGCCGATGGTGAAAATCACTCCGGCAGGCCTCGCGGAATTCGACAAAATCATCAATACAAACCTTCGCGGGGCATTTATGGTGCTGGCAAATGCCGCTGAGTCGCTGCAGGAAGGTGGCCGCATTATCGCCCTTTCAACCAGCGTTATTGCCAAATCATTCCCGGCCTACGGCCCTTATATCGCCTCCAAAGCCGGGGTTGAAGGCCTGGTGCACGTCCTCGCCAACGAACTGCGTGGCCGCAATATCACCGTTAACGCCGTTGCACCTGGGCCAACCGGCACTGACCTGTTCCTGAACGGTAAAACCGAAGAGCAAATTCAAACCATCGCCAACCTCGCGCCGCTCGGGCGCATCGGCAAACCAGACGAAATCGCCAGCATTGTGGCCACGCTGGCGGGTCCGGACGGTAGCTGGGTGAACTCTCAGGTGATCCGCGTAAACGGCGGCTTTGCATAA
- a CDS encoding LysR family transcriptional regulator yields MDKFDTLQLFTRIVELGSFSQAADQLGIPRATASNAIKELESQLGCRLLERTTRHVRVSQDGKAYYQRCVYILAELNDAEAALRPVVARPRGILRIDLQGTHASHIVLPQLDEFHRRYPDIELIISSGDRLVDLVREGIDCVVRAGKLQDSSLVARHLADLPQTVCASPDYLAAFGVPMHPDDLEHHQCVNFFSTTGGVNYPLEFIIDNERRAFSPKGWVTVNEAENYVICALRGCGLVQLPRYHVEQALSEGRLVEVMVGWQSPTIAVSAVYTQNRQLSPRVRVFIDWLKEIYSARFPAEGMA; encoded by the coding sequence ATGGACAAATTCGACACGCTGCAGCTGTTCACCCGCATTGTTGAGCTGGGCAGTTTCAGCCAGGCCGCCGATCAGCTCGGCATCCCGAGAGCCACGGCAAGCAATGCCATTAAAGAGCTGGAGAGCCAGCTGGGCTGTCGCTTGCTGGAGCGCACCACCCGGCATGTGCGAGTCTCCCAGGATGGCAAAGCGTATTACCAGCGCTGTGTATACATTCTTGCGGAGTTGAATGATGCCGAAGCCGCGCTGCGTCCTGTTGTGGCGCGACCTCGAGGCATTTTGCGAATCGATCTGCAGGGGACGCATGCATCACACATCGTCCTGCCTCAACTGGATGAATTTCACCGCCGCTATCCCGATATTGAACTGATTATCAGCAGCGGCGACAGGCTGGTTGATTTGGTGCGCGAAGGGATAGATTGCGTGGTGCGTGCCGGTAAATTACAGGACTCTTCGCTGGTTGCCCGTCACCTCGCGGACTTGCCTCAAACGGTGTGCGCCAGCCCGGATTATCTGGCGGCATTTGGCGTGCCCATGCACCCGGACGATCTCGAGCATCATCAGTGCGTTAACTTTTTCTCGACAACGGGCGGCGTGAATTACCCCCTTGAGTTCATTATTGATAACGAGCGCCGGGCTTTCTCGCCTAAAGGCTGGGTGACGGTCAACGAAGCGGAAAACTATGTCATCTGCGCGCTGCGTGGCTGCGGCCTGGTTCAGCTCCCGCGCTATCACGTCGAACAGGCGCTGAGCGAAGGTCGGCTGGTAGAAGTGATGGTGGGCTGGCAAAGCCCGACCATCGCTGTTTCTGCGGTGTACACCCAAAACAGACAGCTTTCACCGCGCGTGCGGGTGTTTATCGACTGGCTGAAGGAGATTTACAGCGCGCGGTTTCCTGCCGAAGGGATGGCTTAA
- a CDS encoding BPL-N domain-containing protein, whose protein sequence is MNIFRLALCAFILSPFATHAANTGPLNIAIYRGAAGCEGCSEMVAKSLQNSGKNIAISYIGENEKLKLTGQNLSQFDLYVQPGGGQDIPAAYDAIGDDGARAIREFVRHGKGYLGLCMGAYLADKDWIGLIDTPLESEVGRSGSGVSDEGDYTLNIRWGNKKEPFYYQDGPYFTPGSKNSGFTPVAWYSNGDVAIATFRYGKGNVVLTGPHPEADGSWFDNSVAGHTSPQSKMARLLSYFDTGSNGTPSD, encoded by the coding sequence ATGAACATATTCCGCTTAGCGCTCTGCGCTTTTATATTATCCCCATTCGCTACGCATGCAGCCAACACCGGCCCCTTAAACATCGCCATATACCGGGGAGCCGCGGGCTGCGAAGGCTGTTCTGAAATGGTGGCAAAATCCCTGCAGAATAGCGGGAAAAATATCGCCATTTCCTACATCGGTGAAAATGAAAAGCTCAAGCTCACCGGGCAAAATCTGAGTCAATTTGATCTCTACGTGCAACCCGGCGGCGGGCAGGATATTCCGGCCGCGTATGATGCCATTGGCGATGACGGCGCGCGGGCTATCAGAGAGTTTGTGAGACACGGGAAAGGTTATCTTGGTCTGTGCATGGGGGCTTATCTGGCGGACAAAGACTGGATAGGGCTTATCGACACGCCCCTTGAGTCTGAGGTTGGGCGGTCTGGGTCCGGCGTCTCTGATGAAGGTGACTACACGCTGAATATCCGCTGGGGGAATAAAAAAGAGCCTTTTTATTATCAGGACGGCCCTTATTTTACTCCCGGATCGAAAAACAGCGGCTTTACGCCCGTGGCCTGGTACAGCAATGGCGATGTGGCAATAGCGACCTTCCGCTACGGTAAAGGAAATGTGGTGCTGACCGGGCCACACCCGGAGGCGGATGGCAGCTGGTTTGACAACAGCGTCGCCGGGCATACTTCGCCTCAGAGTAAAATGGCCCGGCTGCTTAGCTATTTCGACACGGGGTCGAACGGCACTCCAAGCGACTGA
- a CDS encoding dienelactone hydrolase family protein, translating into MLTRLPVAALLLSASGCSSPSNNASSSLRLERQLNEQIVMLPVQIAGRTVELETTLYKPPGNGPFPLLLMNHGKNPGNARTQPRSRHLQIASVFVHRGFVVAVPMREGFAASGGEYPKDGCDVRRHALDEADGVAAALNELVKLPYVDRSRIVIAGQSDGGLVTMALSTRQLPGVLGVINFSGGLRQPKCEGWQQNLVRTYGAIGKQARYPSLWFYGDNDQLWPQPMPQQMFSAYTHQATGAASRARMVDIGTFGQNSHDFADSKAGVRLWYPQVKTFVQSLGVPFDPVSK; encoded by the coding sequence ATGCTCACCAGGCTGCCGGTTGCGGCGCTTCTTCTCAGCGCCAGCGGCTGTAGCTCCCCCAGTAACAACGCTTCCTCATCCCTGAGGCTGGAAAGGCAGCTCAACGAACAGATTGTGATGTTGCCCGTGCAGATAGCGGGCCGAACCGTTGAGCTGGAAACCACCCTGTATAAGCCTCCAGGCAATGGCCCTTTTCCCCTTTTGTTAATGAACCACGGTAAAAATCCGGGCAATGCGCGCACGCAGCCACGTTCCCGCCATCTTCAAATCGCTTCGGTATTTGTTCACCGGGGGTTTGTGGTCGCGGTCCCGATGCGGGAAGGCTTTGCGGCCTCTGGAGGCGAGTATCCGAAAGACGGCTGCGATGTGCGCCGCCACGCGCTTGATGAAGCAGATGGTGTGGCTGCCGCCCTCAATGAACTGGTCAAACTGCCCTACGTAGACCGTTCGCGCATAGTGATTGCCGGGCAGTCGGACGGCGGGCTGGTGACAATGGCGCTTAGTACTCGTCAGCTTCCGGGCGTGCTGGGCGTGATCAATTTCTCGGGTGGTCTGCGCCAGCCAAAATGTGAAGGCTGGCAGCAAAATCTGGTACGCACCTATGGCGCGATAGGCAAACAGGCGCGCTATCCCTCGCTTTGGTTCTACGGTGATAACGATCAGCTCTGGCCGCAGCCGATGCCGCAGCAAATGTTCAGCGCCTACACCCACCAGGCCACCGGGGCAGCAAGCCGCGCCCGAATGGTTGATATTGGCACCTTCGGCCAAAACTCCCATGACTTTGCCGACAGCAAAGCAGGCGTCAGGCTTTGGTACCCACAAGTTAAAACCTTTGTTCAGTCGCTTGGAGTGCCGTTCGACCCCGTGTCGAAATAG
- a CDS encoding helix-turn-helix transcriptional regulator, whose protein sequence is MSKSENSALLDQLETIAQGLSETFAPFCEVVVHDLTQPEHSILSIHNNLSGREVGQGATEMGLARIASPDFPAVIANYANQFADGRPVKSTSIGLKDDAGNYVAALCLNLDMTLFRGMQSALARFTDTSPGPVEEHIEPAGSEAIRLRIDRYAAGISTTPRALKTSERIELLQTLKKEGLLDIRKSMETVAQHLGVSRASVYLYAKQQPSVDDTA, encoded by the coding sequence GTGTCAAAATCAGAAAACAGTGCCCTGCTCGACCAGCTCGAAACCATCGCCCAGGGGTTGAGTGAAACCTTCGCCCCTTTTTGTGAGGTGGTGGTGCACGACCTGACGCAGCCCGAGCACTCTATTCTCTCCATCCACAACAACCTGTCCGGCCGCGAGGTTGGTCAGGGTGCTACTGAAATGGGGCTGGCGCGCATCGCCTCCCCTGATTTCCCGGCGGTGATCGCCAATTATGCTAACCAGTTTGCCGACGGACGCCCGGTAAAAAGTACCTCTATCGGGCTGAAAGATGACGCCGGGAACTATGTTGCCGCCCTTTGCCTTAACCTGGATATGACCTTGTTCAGAGGGATGCAAAGTGCACTCGCCCGCTTCACCGACACCAGCCCTGGCCCGGTGGAAGAACATATTGAACCCGCAGGCTCCGAAGCCATCCGGCTGAGAATCGATCGCTATGCGGCTGGCATAAGCACGACGCCGCGCGCGCTGAAAACTTCAGAAAGAATTGAGCTGTTGCAGACGCTAAAAAAAGAAGGATTACTGGATATCCGTAAGTCGATGGAAACCGTGGCGCAGCATCTGGGCGTTTCCCGGGCATCGGTTTATTTGTATGCAAAACAACAGCCGTCCGTAGACGACACGGCATAA
- a CDS encoding threo-3-hydroxy-L-aspartate ammonia-lyase, whose product MSELVLPVYEDVVAAAKRIEGHANRTPVMTSRTVNEEFGAEVFFKCENYQRMGAFKFRGAMNALAQFTPEQKEAGVVAFSSGNHAQAIALAARLLGIPATIVMPEDAPAAKIAATREYGGKVILYNRYTEDRQQIGKDLAEKYGLTLIPPYDHPHVIAGQGTAAKELFDEVGELDALFVCLGGGGLISGCSLAARHLSPNCKVYGVEPEAGNDAQQSLRHRQIVRIDTPKTIADGAQTTFLGDYTFQMICQNVDDIFTATDEELIDSMKFFAERMKMVVEPTGCLGFAAAHGMKESLRGKRIGIIISGGNVDISRYAEYLAGPR is encoded by the coding sequence ATGAGTGAATTAGTTCTCCCCGTTTATGAAGATGTGGTCGCAGCAGCAAAACGCATTGAGGGCCATGCCAACCGCACCCCGGTCATGACATCCCGAACCGTGAATGAAGAGTTTGGCGCCGAAGTCTTTTTCAAATGTGAAAACTATCAGCGGATGGGTGCGTTTAAGTTCCGTGGGGCCATGAACGCCCTCGCTCAGTTCACGCCGGAGCAGAAAGAAGCTGGCGTGGTGGCCTTCTCCTCAGGGAACCACGCCCAGGCGATTGCGCTCGCCGCAAGGCTGCTGGGGATCCCGGCCACCATCGTGATGCCGGAAGATGCCCCGGCAGCCAAAATTGCCGCCACGCGTGAATACGGCGGCAAAGTCATTCTCTATAACCGCTACACCGAAGACCGCCAGCAGATTGGCAAAGATCTGGCGGAAAAATATGGCCTGACGCTGATCCCGCCTTACGACCATCCACACGTCATTGCCGGCCAGGGCACGGCAGCGAAAGAGCTGTTCGACGAGGTTGGCGAGCTGGACGCGCTGTTTGTCTGCCTGGGCGGCGGCGGCCTGATTTCCGGCTGTTCGCTGGCGGCGCGTCACCTCTCCCCCAACTGTAAAGTCTACGGCGTGGAGCCGGAAGCCGGGAACGATGCCCAGCAGTCGCTCCGGCATCGGCAAATTGTACGTATCGATACGCCAAAAACCATCGCCGACGGTGCGCAAACCACCTTCCTGGGGGACTACACCTTCCAGATGATTTGCCAGAACGTGGACGACATTTTCACCGCCACTGATGAAGAGCTGATCGACTCAATGAAGTTTTTCGCCGAGCGGATGAAAATGGTGGTCGAGCCGACGGGCTGCCTTGGTTTTGCTGCGGCGCACGGAATGAAAGAGAGCCTGCGCGGGAAGCGAATCGGGATTATCATCAGCGGCGGCAACGTCGATATCAGCCGCTACGCTGAGTACCTCGCCGGCCCGCGTTAA
- a CDS encoding RidA family protein has protein sequence MAPDITLRNIEQVPAPVGHYSHTATAGGLVFISGQLPVAAAGTPRCEAPFEEQAQLVLQNIESCLACAGVTKQHLVSVRVYITDINLWPLFNSLYAAWIGEHRPSRAVAGVAQLHYGAALEIEAVALSE, from the coding sequence ATGGCCCCGGACATTACGCTGCGCAATATCGAACAGGTTCCTGCCCCCGTGGGGCACTATTCCCATACCGCCACCGCAGGCGGTTTGGTGTTTATTTCCGGCCAGCTTCCCGTGGCTGCGGCCGGCACGCCTCGCTGCGAAGCGCCCTTCGAAGAACAGGCGCAGCTGGTGCTGCAGAATATTGAGTCTTGCCTGGCCTGCGCGGGGGTGACGAAACAACATCTTGTCTCCGTGCGGGTGTACATCACGGACATCAATCTCTGGCCGTTGTTTAACAGCCTCTATGCGGCGTGGATCGGCGAACATCGCCCTTCCCGTGCGGTGGCTGGCGTAGCACAACTCCATTACGGCGCGGCGCTCGAAATTGAAGCCGTGGCGCTCTCTGAATAA
- a CDS encoding DUF3290 domain-containing protein — MRFYGIDYLQTQSNINDYLKYIIIFSALFTLIVFFSLYMRHRLQTKYRDLTIIVFLFLLFISGVQYADYTDSQNIHSQSSQMVSFVKLLSKEKEVDMDSIFSNSVQLSDGIIVKINDLYYRVNLSPDQKTYSLVEVSLVNPGIEIIKN; from the coding sequence ATGAGATTTTATGGCATCGATTATCTACAAACGCAGTCTAATATTAATGATTATTTAAAATACATCATTATATTTAGCGCTTTATTTACTCTGATCGTTTTTTTTAGTCTGTACATGCGTCATCGCTTACAAACTAAATATCGAGACTTAACAATCATCGTATTTTTATTTTTACTCTTTATTTCTGGTGTTCAGTATGCAGATTATACCGACAGTCAAAATATACATTCTCAATCATCACAAATGGTGAGCTTTGTTAAGTTGTTATCAAAAGAAAAAGAAGTAGATATGGATTCTATATTTTCAAATTCAGTACAACTCTCGGATGGCATTATCGTTAAAATCAATGATCTTTATTATCGCGTCAATTTAAGTCCGGATCAAAAAACATATAGTTTAGTTGAGGTGTCGTTAGTAAACCCAGGCATAGAAATCATAAAAAACTGA
- a CDS encoding DUF421 domain-containing protein, producing the protein MIIYTPIMIKLGLGILCLIIQINLMGKGNLAPSSAMDQVQNYVLGGIIGGVIYNESITVLQFVLVLIIWTFLVFVLKFLKENNRLIKRIIDGKPITLVHNGSVNVKECLRNGVSANDLMFKLRANGIYEIEQLKRVVLEQNGQLTIIQSGDENIRYPIIVDGLANHDLLEILNKDNDWLENEVIKQGFNKISEVYLGEYLSGRINLYGYER; encoded by the coding sequence ATGATAATTTACACGCCGATCATGATAAAATTGGGCCTGGGGATACTGTGTCTGATTATTCAAATAAATCTCATGGGGAAGGGCAACCTGGCGCCTTCATCCGCAATGGACCAGGTTCAGAACTATGTGCTCGGGGGGATTATCGGTGGCGTAATTTATAATGAATCGATAACAGTGCTACAGTTTGTTTTGGTGTTAATTATATGGACCTTCCTCGTCTTTGTCCTTAAATTTTTAAAAGAGAACAATCGACTGATCAAAAGAATTATTGATGGCAAGCCTATCACCCTGGTGCATAATGGCAGTGTTAATGTTAAGGAGTGTTTACGCAATGGTGTTTCTGCAAATGATTTGATGTTCAAGTTAAGGGCGAATGGCATTTATGAAATAGAACAATTGAAACGCGTCGTTCTTGAGCAAAATGGACAATTAACCATTATACAAAGTGGTGATGAGAATATACGTTACCCAATTATAGTTGATGGTTTAGCTAACCATGATTTGCTCGAAATCCTTAACAAGGACAACGACTGGTTAGAAAATGAAGTTATCAAGCAAGGCTTCAATAAAATCAGCGAAGTATATTTAGGCGAGTACCTCTCGGGCAGAATTAATTTATACGGATATGAAAGATAA
- a CDS encoding alpha/beta hydrolase, translating into MTHEILRNDFYIPTTTPGIELYVRNKKRGDFTAIPGDRTVLFVAGSTYPASTSFDLALDGSSWMDNLAHAGYDVWLVDVRGYGQSSKPAEMAEPPEQNAPVVRTPVAVSDVASAVDFIRRQTGHAAINLIGWSWGAALMATYTTAHTGAVNKLVLLAPQWIRDTPSASDTGGELGAYRVVKRSSAKARWLNGVPESERESVLPQAWFDAWADATFGPTEDAAIKAPNGTVQDSREIWSAGRALYDAAQIRVPVLIVHADWDRDCPLELSKTLFSQLTQAPYRRWVEIGEGTHSVFMEKNRWQVFTAVQHFLDENAPG; encoded by the coding sequence ATGACACATGAAATTCTACGTAACGACTTTTATATTCCCACTACAACGCCAGGCATTGAGCTATATGTCCGTAACAAGAAACGTGGCGATTTCACCGCGATCCCTGGTGACCGCACGGTACTGTTTGTCGCCGGATCGACCTACCCGGCGTCGACCTCGTTTGATTTAGCCCTGGACGGCAGTTCGTGGATGGATAACCTGGCTCACGCGGGTTACGACGTCTGGCTGGTGGATGTACGTGGCTACGGCCAGTCATCAAAACCTGCAGAAATGGCCGAGCCGCCGGAGCAAAATGCGCCCGTGGTACGAACGCCGGTGGCCGTTAGCGATGTGGCTTCGGCAGTGGACTTTATTCGACGGCAGACGGGGCATGCAGCGATCAATCTGATTGGCTGGTCCTGGGGAGCGGCGCTGATGGCAACCTACACTACCGCGCACACTGGCGCAGTGAATAAGCTGGTGCTGCTTGCTCCGCAGTGGATCCGCGATACCCCCAGCGCTTCGGATACCGGCGGAGAGCTTGGCGCCTATCGGGTGGTCAAACGCAGTTCGGCCAAAGCCCGCTGGCTGAATGGTGTACCTGAAAGTGAGCGGGAAAGTGTGCTGCCGCAAGCCTGGTTTGACGCCTGGGCGGATGCGACGTTTGGACCCACCGAAGATGCGGCCATCAAAGCCCCTAATGGCACGGTGCAGGATAGCCGCGAAATCTGGTCGGCAGGTCGTGCGCTGTATGATGCCGCGCAGATCCGTGTTCCGGTGCTTATCGTTCATGCCGACTGGGACAGAGACTGCCCGCTTGAGTTGTCAAAAACGCTATTTTCGCAGCTAACCCAGGCTCCCTATCGCCGTTGGGTTGAAATTGGTGAAGGGACACATTCGGTCTTTATGGAGAAAAACCGCTGGCAGGTGTTTACCGCTGTCCAGCATTTCCTCGACGAGAATGCCCCTGGTTAA
- a CDS encoding MBL fold metallo-hydrolase — MLKFQLHDISVTRVVEQRGPGFTPDFLYPDWDPALLEEHRGLMVPECFDVVSRRFIASIHSWVVRTRHHTILIDTCAGNHKERPSLPRFHQLDLPFLNRLSEAGVTPESVDYVMCTHLHADHCGWNTQLIDGRWEPTFPNARYVFSRKEYDYWLTHQDDEGFNANVFNDSVRPILERNQALIVEGTTAIADALLIHPTPGHSPGHITFELLNNGHRQRGGLFCGDIMHQPLQVYRPAWNSRFCADQQQARESRRWLLEHAAEHQSTLFTAHFASTSAGRVTRSGDNFDWHFIHPEDVK, encoded by the coding sequence GTGTTGAAATTCCAGCTCCATGATATTTCCGTTACCCGCGTGGTTGAACAACGCGGACCAGGGTTTACCCCTGATTTTCTTTACCCTGATTGGGATCCGGCTTTATTGGAGGAGCATCGTGGGCTGATGGTGCCCGAGTGCTTCGATGTGGTCTCCCGGCGTTTTATCGCCAGCATTCATAGCTGGGTGGTGCGCACCCGGCATCACACTATTCTGATTGATACCTGTGCAGGCAACCACAAAGAGCGCCCTTCACTGCCCCGCTTCCACCAGCTTGATTTGCCGTTTCTGAACCGGCTGTCGGAGGCTGGCGTGACGCCAGAGAGCGTGGATTACGTGATGTGCACTCATCTGCACGCCGATCACTGTGGCTGGAATACGCAGCTCATTGATGGCCGCTGGGAACCGACATTCCCCAACGCCCGCTACGTGTTTTCTCGCAAAGAATACGATTACTGGCTGACGCATCAGGATGATGAGGGTTTCAACGCCAACGTCTTCAACGACAGCGTCAGGCCAATTCTTGAGCGCAACCAGGCCCTTATTGTGGAAGGCACCACGGCCATTGCCGATGCGCTTCTTATTCACCCGACACCGGGGCACAGCCCTGGGCACATCACTTTTGAATTACTGAATAACGGGCATCGCCAGCGGGGCGGACTTTTCTGCGGCGACATCATGCACCAGCCGCTACAGGTTTATCGGCCGGCCTGGAACAGTCGGTTTTGCGCTGATCAGCAGCAGGCTCGTGAGTCGCGCCGCTGGCTTCTTGAACATGCTGCCGAGCATCAGAGCACCCTTTTTACCGCCCATTTTGCCAGCACCTCAGCCGGGCGCGTCACGCGCAGTGGGGACAACTTTGACTGGCATTTTATTCACCCGGAGGACGTGAAATGA